In the Anoplopoma fimbria isolate UVic2021 breed Golden Eagle Sablefish chromosome 7, Afim_UVic_2022, whole genome shotgun sequence genome, one interval contains:
- the atp1b2a gene encoding sodium/potassium-transporting ATPase subunit beta-2a isoform X1, which translates to MSGVKEDRKGSSDRWEFFWNPRTHELLGRTASSWGLILLFYLVFYLFLAGMFVLTMYIMLLTLDDYKPTWQDRLATPGMMIRPKGDQLEISFSMSQTESWDGFVHNLNRFLTPYNDRYQVQTNDNCSPDQYFIQEDSGEVRNNPKRSCQFNRTMLEECSGVSDGFYGYSSGQPCILIKLNRVIGMLPGKDGQSPYVTCGAKRYRVEKDEWREDSDKIGALAYYPPNGTFNLMYYPYYGKKAQVNYTQPLVAVKFLNASLNTDINVECKINSNTLAEGSERDKFAGRVSFKLRINDK; encoded by the exons atgTCCGGAGTGAAGGAGGACCGTAAAGGCTCCAGTGACAGATGGGAGTTCTTCTGGAACCCACGAACTCACGAGCTGCTGGGAAGGACCGCCTCGAGCTGGG GTCTGATCCTGCTCTTCTACCTGGTCTTCTACCTGTTTCTGGCCGGGATGTTCGTTCTCACCATGTACATCATGCTGCTGACGCTCGATGACTACAAACCCACCTGGCAGGACCGTTTGGCCACTCcag GGATGATGATTCGTCCGAAGGGCGATCAGCTGGAGATCAGTTTTTCCATGTCACAAACGGAGAGCTGGGACGGTTTCGTCCACAACCTCAACCGCTTCCTGACTC cGTACAACGACCGCTATCAGGTTCAGACCAACGATAACTGCTCACCAGATCAATACTTCATTCAAGAGGACAGTGGAGAG gtcagGAACAATCCCAAGCGCTCCTGTCAGTTTAATCGGACGATGTTGGAGGAGTGCTCGGGGGTGTCTGATGGTTTCTATGGTTACAGCAGCGGTCAGCCCTGCATCCTCATCAAACTGAACCGG GTCATCGGTATGTTGCCGGGGAAGGACGGTCAGTCTCCTTATGTCACCTGTGGAGCCAAG AGGTACAGAGTGGAGAAAGATGAGTGG agggaGGACAGCGATAAGATCGGAGCTCTGGCGTACTATCCTCCTAACGGAACCTTCAACCTCATGTACTACCCGTACTACGGAAAGAAAGCTCAG GTGAACTACACTCAGCCTCTGGTGGCCGTGAAGTTCCTGAACGCCTCTCTGAACACCGACATCAACGTGGAGTGTAAAATAAACTCCAACACTCTCGCCGAAGGCAGCGAGAGAGACAAGTTCGCCGGACGGGTGTCCTTCAAACTGCGAATCAACGACAAATAG
- the atp1b2a gene encoding sodium/potassium-transporting ATPase subunit beta-2a isoform X2 yields MSGVKEDRKGSSDRWEFFWNPRTHELLGRTASSWGLILLFYLVFYLFLAGMFVLTMYIMLLTLDDYKPTWQDRLATPGMMIRPKGDQLEISFSMSQTESWDGFVHNLNRFLTPYNDRYQVQTNDNCSPDQYFIQEDSGEVRNNPKRSCQFNRTMLEECSGVSDGFYGYSSGQPCILIKLNRVIGMLPGKDGQSPYVTCGAKREDSDKIGALAYYPPNGTFNLMYYPYYGKKAQVNYTQPLVAVKFLNASLNTDINVECKINSNTLAEGSERDKFAGRVSFKLRINDK; encoded by the exons atgTCCGGAGTGAAGGAGGACCGTAAAGGCTCCAGTGACAGATGGGAGTTCTTCTGGAACCCACGAACTCACGAGCTGCTGGGAAGGACCGCCTCGAGCTGGG GTCTGATCCTGCTCTTCTACCTGGTCTTCTACCTGTTTCTGGCCGGGATGTTCGTTCTCACCATGTACATCATGCTGCTGACGCTCGATGACTACAAACCCACCTGGCAGGACCGTTTGGCCACTCcag GGATGATGATTCGTCCGAAGGGCGATCAGCTGGAGATCAGTTTTTCCATGTCACAAACGGAGAGCTGGGACGGTTTCGTCCACAACCTCAACCGCTTCCTGACTC cGTACAACGACCGCTATCAGGTTCAGACCAACGATAACTGCTCACCAGATCAATACTTCATTCAAGAGGACAGTGGAGAG gtcagGAACAATCCCAAGCGCTCCTGTCAGTTTAATCGGACGATGTTGGAGGAGTGCTCGGGGGTGTCTGATGGTTTCTATGGTTACAGCAGCGGTCAGCCCTGCATCCTCATCAAACTGAACCGG GTCATCGGTATGTTGCCGGGGAAGGACGGTCAGTCTCCTTATGTCACCTGTGGAGCCAAG agggaGGACAGCGATAAGATCGGAGCTCTGGCGTACTATCCTCCTAACGGAACCTTCAACCTCATGTACTACCCGTACTACGGAAAGAAAGCTCAG GTGAACTACACTCAGCCTCTGGTGGCCGTGAAGTTCCTGAACGCCTCTCTGAACACCGACATCAACGTGGAGTGTAAAATAAACTCCAACACTCTCGCCGAAGGCAGCGAGAGAGACAAGTTCGCCGGACGGGTGTCCTTCAAACTGCGAATCAACGACAAATAG